The Acidobacteriota bacterium genome contains a region encoding:
- a CDS encoding methyltransferase domain-containing protein yields the protein MDRHLLRRFLELYPFQPATAVWRASEIAALARGPVPSGRGLDLGCGDGRLTRVLTEQWGSLRLTGLDVDPLETALAREEGLYDRVHTASGEHIPEPDAAFDFVVSVSVMEHIPRLEAVLREVGRVLKPGGALIATVPGIGFHRCLRGPLLPGTSRAGYLEALDRRLAHLRYWTVAEWRSALAHAGMQLVEARPILSRGEVRRWETISRATAGVLHALFRRKPPIEIQRSLGLRRPGQRLPSPLPAVFSWLLPPSSTARSAM from the coding sequence ATGGATCGGCACCTGCTGCGGCGGTTTCTCGAGCTCTATCCCTTCCAGCCCGCGACGGCGGTCTGGCGCGCCTCGGAGATCGCGGCGTTGGCGCGCGGGCCCGTTCCGTCGGGCCGTGGCCTGGACCTGGGATGCGGCGACGGGCGGCTCACGCGCGTGCTGACCGAGCAGTGGGGCTCCCTTCGGCTGACCGGCCTCGACGTGGATCCGTTGGAGACGGCGCTGGCGCGGGAGGAAGGCTTGTACGACAGGGTGCACACCGCGTCCGGCGAACACATTCCGGAGCCGGACGCGGCGTTTGATTTCGTCGTTTCCGTCTCGGTCATGGAGCACATTCCGCGGCTGGAGGCCGTGCTGCGCGAGGTCGGGCGCGTGCTCAAGCCGGGAGGCGCGCTCATCGCCACTGTGCCGGGGATCGGCTTCCACCGCTGTCTGCGGGGTCCGCTCCTTCCGGGAACGTCGCGCGCCGGCTACCTGGAGGCGCTCGATCGGCGTCTCGCGCACCTCCGCTACTGGACGGTTGCGGAGTGGCGTTCGGCGCTCGCACACGCCGGCATGCAGCTCGTCGAGGCACGGCCGATCCTCTCGCGCGGCGAGGTCCGGCGATGGGAGACGATCTCTCGCGCGACCGCGGGCGTGCTGCACGCGCTGTTCCGGCGGAAGCCGCCGATAGAAATCCAGCGGTCGCTCGGGCTCAGACGCCCCGGCCAGCGCCTGCCGTCGCCTTTGCCGGCCGTCTTCAGCTGGCTGTTGCCGCCGAGCTCCACGGCCAGATCGGCCATG
- a CDS encoding glycosyltransferase family 2 protein, which produces MAAPDLELSVVIPCLNEAATIGACVRRAIEAMQQHGISGEVVVSDNGSDDGSVALARQAGARVVSCPARGYGAALQWGFRHARGRYVLMGDADQSYDFSLLPRFFAEARAGARFVIGSRLRGRIEPGAMPRLHRYLGTPVLTWILNRLFATRISDCNCGMRCIERDLFFDGRQGRRARREYQGGADRLLQGPPGPPSPSPLVPRRLAASAPAALARPRPHPDGARAGHAGGRTGARHQPADRTG; this is translated from the coding sequence ATGGCGGCACCCGACCTGGAACTGAGCGTTGTCATTCCATGCCTGAACGAGGCGGCGACGATCGGCGCCTGCGTGCGCCGCGCCATCGAGGCGATGCAGCAGCACGGCATTTCGGGCGAGGTGGTCGTCTCGGACAACGGAAGCGACGACGGAAGCGTCGCACTCGCGCGGCAGGCCGGCGCGCGCGTCGTGTCGTGTCCCGCGCGCGGATACGGCGCCGCGCTGCAGTGGGGTTTTCGTCACGCGCGCGGACGGTACGTCCTGATGGGGGATGCCGACCAGTCCTATGATTTCTCACTGCTCCCGCGGTTCTTTGCGGAAGCGAGAGCGGGCGCCCGCTTCGTCATCGGCTCGCGCCTCAGGGGGCGCATCGAGCCGGGCGCGATGCCGCGGCTCCATCGGTACCTCGGCACTCCCGTCCTGACGTGGATTCTCAATCGCCTGTTCGCCACCCGCATCTCCGACTGCAACTGCGGCATGCGCTGCATCGAGCGCGATCTCTTCTTCGATGGTCGTCAAGGCCGCCGTGCACGGCGTGAATATCAGGGAGGTGCCGATCGACTTCTACAAGGACCGCCGGGGCCGCCGTCCCCATCTCCGCTCGTTCCACGACGGCTGGCGGCATCTGCGCCTGCTGCTCTGGCACGCCCCCGACCACACCCTGACGGTGCCCGGGCTGGTCATGCTGGTGGTCGGACTGGTGCTCGCCATCAGCCAGCTGACCGGACCGGTTGA
- a CDS encoding proline--tRNA ligase produces MADKDEGVTPQSQDFSQWYLDVVRRAELADYTPVKGCMAIRPYGFRIWELIQQAFDQRFKATGHVNAYFPLFIPQNLLMREAEHVEGFAPQVAWVTRGGAEELAEPLAVRPTSEVIIGTLYSKWIKSWRDLPVLINQWSNVVRWEKVTRPFLRTTEFLWQEGHTAHETAEEAQEETLKILALYKECCETELAMPVIDGQKSESEKFAGASRTYSIEALMGDGRALQAGTSHNLGQNFAKAFDIQFQGRDKVLQHAWTTSWGVSTRLIGGIIMTHGDDHGLILPPRVAPHQVVIVPIPRGNWRETVLPRAKALQAALARAGVRVLLDDSDANTPGWKFAEWEMRGAPLRMEIGPKDLEKSQVVLARRDTREKSMVPMEGLVERVTAMLDDIQQSLLARAVKFREEHTSQADDYEEFKRQMEGRPGFVIAGWCGGADCEALIKSETQATLRNIPLASTNRHRRCVKCGKPSPADAWFAKAY; encoded by the coding sequence ATGGCTGATAAGGACGAAGGGGTCACGCCCCAATCGCAGGATTTTTCGCAGTGGTACCTGGACGTCGTCCGGCGCGCCGAGCTTGCCGACTACACGCCTGTCAAGGGCTGCATGGCCATCCGTCCGTACGGGTTCCGGATCTGGGAGCTGATTCAGCAGGCCTTCGACCAGCGCTTCAAGGCGACCGGCCACGTGAACGCGTACTTTCCCTTGTTCATCCCGCAGAATCTCCTGATGCGCGAGGCCGAGCACGTGGAAGGCTTCGCGCCGCAGGTCGCGTGGGTGACCCGCGGCGGCGCCGAGGAGCTGGCCGAGCCGCTCGCGGTGCGGCCCACATCCGAGGTGATCATCGGAACGCTCTACTCGAAGTGGATCAAGTCGTGGCGCGACCTGCCCGTGCTCATCAACCAGTGGTCCAACGTCGTGCGCTGGGAGAAGGTGACGCGCCCGTTCCTGCGGACGACCGAGTTCCTCTGGCAGGAAGGGCACACCGCGCACGAAACGGCGGAAGAGGCGCAGGAAGAGACCTTGAAGATCCTCGCCCTCTACAAGGAGTGCTGCGAGACCGAGCTGGCGATGCCCGTCATTGACGGGCAGAAGAGCGAGAGCGAGAAGTTCGCCGGGGCGTCACGCACCTACTCCATCGAAGCGCTGATGGGAGATGGCCGCGCGCTGCAGGCGGGGACGTCGCACAATCTCGGGCAGAACTTCGCGAAGGCGTTCGACATCCAGTTCCAGGGGCGCGACAAGGTCCTGCAGCACGCCTGGACCACCTCGTGGGGCGTGTCCACGCGCCTCATCGGCGGCATCATCATGACGCACGGCGACGATCACGGCCTGATCCTGCCCCCGCGCGTCGCGCCGCACCAGGTGGTGATCGTGCCGATCCCGCGCGGAAACTGGCGGGAGACCGTGCTGCCACGCGCGAAGGCGCTGCAGGCGGCGCTCGCCCGCGCCGGCGTGCGCGTCCTGCTCGACGACAGCGACGCGAACACGCCCGGATGGAAGTTCGCGGAGTGGGAAATGCGCGGCGCGCCCCTCAGGATGGAGATCGGGCCGAAGGACCTCGAGAAATCGCAAGTGGTGCTCGCACGGCGGGACACGCGCGAGAAGTCGATGGTCCCCATGGAGGGGCTGGTCGAGCGCGTCACGGCGATGCTCGACGACATCCAGCAGTCCCTGCTCGCCCGGGCGGTGAAGTTCCGCGAGGAGCACACGTCGCAGGCCGACGACTACGAGGAGTTCAAGCGCCAGATGGAAGGGCGTCCCGGCTTCGTCATTGCCGGATGGTGCGGCGGCGCGGACTGCGAGGCGCTGATCAAATCCGAGACGCAGGCGACGCTCAGAAATATCCCGCTGGCATCGACCAACCGTCACCGCCGGTGCGTCAAGTGCGGCAAGCCGTCGCCGGCGGACGCGTGGTTCGCGAAGGCGTACTGA
- the nadB gene encoding L-aspartate oxidase has product METDFLIVGSGIAALRAIVALGDAGEIVVLTKADPREGSTGYAQGGIAAAFGADDSIDLHVADTLAAGDGLCDEPAVRLLVSEGVRYVRELIDWGAAFDRDSGGRPALAREGAHSVRRVLHARDATGREIGRTLWRRAGITAAPRVLQHALAVEAIVEHGRCAGMRFMLPDGREGIARARATLLATGGAGQVYRETTNPSVASGDGVAIAYRAGARVGDLEFVQFHPTALNVPDTPRFLLSEALRGEGARIVNEAGDAFMQRVDPLGDLAPRDRVARAIARESERTGRPIYLTLQHLEPRFVHDRFPEIAAACRQAGLDLARDRIPIGPAAHYMMGGVWTDTSGRTTVRDLYAAGEVACTAVHGANRLASNSLLEGLVFGGRAGEAMRVGPTAPDAAWPAGAAAPPACPGEGAGAPWRPSLDVATIRDVMWRRVGLFRDREGIAAALSQFEPAWDSLRAHRASGGRLDAAGWQVANLLTVALLIARAALRREESRGGHYRTDFPARDDLHWKRHIFEDIENNQNG; this is encoded by the coding sequence ATCGAAACCGACTTCCTCATCGTTGGCAGCGGGATCGCCGCGCTTCGCGCGATCGTCGCGCTGGGCGACGCGGGCGAGATTGTCGTGCTGACCAAGGCCGACCCGCGCGAGGGGAGCACGGGCTACGCCCAGGGAGGCATCGCCGCGGCATTCGGGGCCGACGACAGCATCGACCTGCACGTGGCCGACACGCTCGCCGCCGGCGACGGGCTGTGCGACGAGCCCGCCGTCCGGCTCCTCGTGTCCGAGGGGGTGCGCTACGTGCGCGAGCTGATCGACTGGGGGGCCGCCTTCGACCGGGACAGCGGCGGACGTCCGGCGCTCGCGCGCGAGGGGGCGCACTCGGTGCGGCGCGTGCTCCATGCGCGCGACGCGACGGGGCGCGAGATCGGCCGCACGCTGTGGCGCAGGGCTGGAATTACCGCCGCGCCGCGCGTGCTCCAGCACGCGCTCGCCGTCGAGGCGATCGTCGAGCATGGGCGGTGCGCCGGCATGCGGTTCATGCTGCCGGACGGGCGGGAAGGGATCGCGCGCGCCCGCGCGACGCTGCTCGCCACGGGCGGCGCCGGCCAGGTCTATCGTGAGACGACGAACCCGTCCGTGGCGAGCGGCGACGGTGTCGCGATCGCGTACCGCGCGGGCGCCCGCGTCGGGGACCTCGAATTCGTCCAGTTCCACCCCACGGCGCTGAACGTGCCGGACACGCCCCGGTTCCTGCTCTCCGAGGCGCTGCGCGGCGAAGGGGCGCGGATCGTGAATGAGGCGGGGGACGCGTTCATGCAGCGCGTGGACCCGCTGGGCGACCTCGCGCCGCGCGATCGCGTGGCGCGCGCCATCGCGCGCGAATCGGAGCGCACCGGGCGGCCGATCTACCTCACGTTGCAGCACCTCGAGCCGCGATTCGTGCACGACCGGTTTCCCGAGATCGCGGCGGCCTGCCGGCAGGCGGGGCTGGACCTCGCGCGGGATCGTATTCCCATCGGCCCGGCGGCGCATTACATGATGGGAGGTGTCTGGACCGACACGTCGGGGCGCACGACCGTGCGCGATCTCTACGCCGCCGGTGAAGTGGCGTGCACGGCGGTGCACGGCGCGAACCGTCTCGCGAGCAACTCGCTTCTCGAGGGACTCGTCTTCGGCGGCCGCGCCGGAGAAGCGATGCGCGTGGGACCGACGGCCCCGGATGCGGCATGGCCGGCGGGCGCCGCGGCGCCGCCCGCGTGCCCCGGCGAGGGCGCGGGCGCGCCATGGCGGCCATCGCTCGACGTCGCGACGATTCGGGACGTCATGTGGCGGCGCGTCGGGTTGTTTCGCGACCGCGAGGGGATTGCCGCCGCGCTCTCGCAGTTCGAGCCCGCGTGGGACAGCCTTCGCGCGCACCGTGCCTCCGGCGGCCGCCTGGACGCCGCCGGGTGGCAGGTCGCCAACCTGCTGACCGTCGCCCTCCTGATCGCGCGGGCGGCACTCCGCCGCGAGGAAAGCCGCGGCGGGCACTACCGGACGGATTTCCCGGCACGCGACGATCTACACTGGAAACGACACATCTTCGAGGACATCGAGAACAACCAGAATGGCTGA
- the aroB gene encoding 3-dehydroquinate synthase, with amino-acid sequence METTLLTVRAGARSYEVQIAHGVAQRLDDVFDAAGLPTRRFVISSPQVWRLHGERVLSGLTAEEPILVPDGERYKNLQTVGRAYEALIRAEADRGSAIVAVGGGVIGDMAGFVAATYLRGIALAHVPSTLLGQVDSCIGGKVGVNHPLGKNLIGAFHAPAAVAIDPSLLATLPRREFRAGLYEVVKYGAIADAELFARLEQDLASLFSRDPVALLPVIAASCRIKAAIVETDEREHDVRRLLNFGHTAGHAIEAVTKYRRFRHGEAIACGMLAAAALGVARGVTEREAFERLQKVIVQMGPLPPVADLAAGQVLDAIRHDKKVVNRRLKFVAITSIGSAIVLDDVMEDELRASLLGIGLR; translated from the coding sequence ATGGAAACAACTCTGCTCACTGTCAGGGCCGGCGCGCGCTCGTACGAGGTCCAGATCGCGCACGGCGTGGCGCAGCGGCTCGACGACGTGTTCGATGCGGCGGGACTGCCCACGCGGCGGTTCGTCATCTCGTCCCCGCAGGTCTGGCGGCTTCACGGCGAGCGCGTGTTGAGCGGCCTGACCGCCGAGGAACCGATCCTGGTGCCCGACGGCGAGCGGTACAAGAACCTCCAGACGGTGGGACGCGCCTACGAGGCGCTGATTCGAGCGGAGGCGGACCGCGGGAGCGCCATTGTCGCGGTCGGCGGCGGTGTCATCGGCGACATGGCCGGGTTCGTCGCCGCGACGTACCTGCGAGGCATCGCGCTCGCGCACGTCCCCTCCACGCTGCTGGGACAGGTCGACAGCTGCATTGGAGGCAAGGTCGGCGTCAATCACCCGCTCGGCAAGAATCTCATCGGCGCGTTTCACGCGCCCGCGGCGGTTGCGATCGACCCCTCGCTGCTCGCCACGCTGCCGCGGCGGGAGTTTCGCGCCGGCCTGTACGAGGTCGTGAAGTACGGCGCCATCGCCGACGCGGAGCTGTTCGCGCGGCTGGAGCAGGACCTCGCGTCGCTGTTCTCGCGTGATCCGGTCGCGCTTCTGCCGGTCATCGCGGCCTCGTGCCGGATCAAGGCGGCCATCGTCGAGACCGACGAGCGCGAGCACGACGTCCGCCGGTTGTTGAATTTCGGGCACACGGCGGGACACGCCATCGAAGCGGTCACGAAGTACCGCCGCTTCCGCCACGGCGAAGCCATCGCCTGCGGCATGCTCGCCGCGGCGGCGCTCGGCGTCGCGCGCGGCGTCACCGAACGCGAGGCCTTCGAGCGGCTGCAGAAGGTGATCGTGCAGATGGGCCCGCTTCCCCCGGTCGCCGACCTGGCGGCCGGCCAGGTGCTCGACGCGATCCGGCACGACAAGAAGGTGGTGAATCGCCGCCTGAAGTTCGTGGCGATCACCTCGATCGGCAGCGCCATTGTCCTCGACGATGTGATGGAAGACGAGCTGCGCGCGTCACTGCTCGGGATCGGCCTGCGCTGA